From a region of the Synergistota bacterium genome:
- a CDS encoding C4-dicarboxylate TRAP transporter substrate-binding protein yields MRGLVSKLLAVSLVILLAGSAFAAPKFTLKFNHVLAPTEPYHEGFTNWAKAVEEKTKGDLKIEVYHSAQLGVEEDILEQIRAGANIGQNTDSARMGMYVPDIAVMNAPYFINYFGAKTPEEVMDVLTKIRQAPTMQAWLKDLEEKFGFKVVSFKWVQGYRHFFTNKPIRKPEDLKGLRIRTPGTPIWQESVRALGAQPVAIKFGEIYTAIQTKAVDGAELVYANIVGGKLYEVLKHASETGHILLINFEVVSSKWFNTLPPEYQKVMVDECDKAGVETSYKIMKELNEKFKQEVISKGVQVITDPDIPAFMKAGEEAYKVLKLLDARDKLLKEVKGK; encoded by the coding sequence ATGAGAGGATTAGTAAGTAAGCTTCTTGCGGTATCATTGGTCATTCTACTTGCGGGATCTGCCTTTGCTGCTCCAAAGTTTACCCTGAAGTTCAACCACGTTCTAGCGCCTACCGAGCCTTATCATGAGGGATTCACGAACTGGGCTAAGGCGGTAGAGGAAAAGACGAAGGGCGATCTTAAGATTGAAGTTTACCACAGTGCTCAGCTTGGAGTTGAGGAGGATATCCTTGAGCAGATAAGGGCTGGTGCCAACATAGGTCAGAACACGGACTCAGCAAGAATGGGAATGTACGTTCCAGATATAGCTGTTATGAATGCTCCATACTTCATTAATTATTTTGGCGCTAAGACTCCTGAGGAGGTAATGGATGTTTTAACCAAGATAAGGCAGGCTCCTACTATGCAGGCTTGGCTTAAGGATCTTGAGGAGAAGTTTGGCTTCAAAGTCGTTTCCTTTAAGTGGGTTCAGGGTTATAGGCACTTTTTCACTAACAAGCCTATAAGGAAGCCTGAGGACTTAAAAGGCTTAAGGATTAGGACTCCTGGGACTCCTATATGGCAGGAATCTGTTAGGGCTCTTGGCGCTCAGCCTGTAGCTATTAAGTTTGGTGAGATTTACACTGCTATCCAAACCAAGGCTGTAGATGGAGCGGAGCTTGTTTACGCTAACATCGTTGGAGGCAAGCTTTACGAGGTTTTGAAGCATGCTTCTGAGACGGGTCATATTCTTTTAATTAACTTCGAGGTCGTTAGCTCCAAGTGGTTTAACACCCTTCCACCAGAATATCAGAAAGTGATGGTTGATGAGTGTGACAAGGCTGGAGTTGAGACATCTTACAAGATAATGAAGGAGCTTAACGAGAAGTTTAAGCAAGAGGTAATAAGCAAGGGTGTTCAGGTTATAACCGATCCGGATATACCGGCCTTTATGAAAGCTGGAGAAGAGGCTTACAAGGTTCTTAAGCTACTCGATGCAAGAGATAAGCTTTTGAAGGAAGTCAAGGGTAAATAA
- a CDS encoding TRAP transporter small permease subunit has product MLERFDRALLKFERVTTKILIILMIILIFVSGIARFLGRPMNLAVDLSTFAFAWACFFAVDIAWRENKLMCVDIFLKRLSEKDQRKIRILNYLIICGFLIYMVIWGFHLTYTTRFRTFAGIHGFSYSWVNVSVPIGAALTLRTTILKILQELKGGKPECSSL; this is encoded by the coding sequence GTGTTGGAAAGGTTTGATAGAGCGCTTCTTAAATTTGAAAGGGTAACCACTAAGATTTTAATAATTCTAATGATAATTCTTATATTTGTCTCTGGAATAGCAAGGTTCTTGGGTAGGCCTATGAACTTGGCGGTTGATCTAAGCACTTTTGCTTTTGCCTGGGCATGCTTTTTCGCTGTTGACATAGCTTGGAGGGAGAACAAGCTTATGTGTGTTGATATCTTTTTAAAGCGGCTTTCGGAAAAGGACCAAAGGAAGATAAGGATCTTAAACTACCTGATAATTTGTGGCTTTTTGATCTATATGGTGATATGGGGGTTTCACCTTACATACACGACAAGGTTTAGAACCTTTGCAGGTATACATGGCTTTAGCTACTCTTGGGTTAACGTTAGCGTTCCGATTGGTGCGGCGCTTACCTTGAGGACCACAATACTGAAGATTCTTCAGGAGCTTAAAGGAGGTAAACCGGAATGCTCATCGTTATAA
- a CDS encoding TRAP transporter large permease subunit — MLIVIIAFIAFLIMGMPVAFAIGISGFLWFLQHPELPITIPIQVSLSQTQNFTLLAIPLFILAGNVMNYAGVTSRLMSFASSLTGHMRGGLAQVSAVLSTLMGGVSGSSIADAAMETRMLGPEMLKRGYPKGFAVAVNVWTSLITPIIPPGIAFIIYGTIGQVSIGRLFAAGIVPGLLLMVAFMIAIWISAIRMGLKPEKERRAPFVEVARAFGKSFWAVLFPVFLIFSLRAGVFMPSEVGSFAVIYGLILGFLFYRELDLRTFLTRTLDDSIGDVGSVMYILAMSAIFSYGMVWEKTPEILADFLLGISDNPIVLMFMIVGFLIFAGLFVDATALILMLTAVFLPVAKRVGLDPVHFGLVFIISAAMGNQTPPVGASMYAGCSILGASIEEYTMASFPFFIAVVAVIIVLMFFPQLVLFLPNLLFG, encoded by the coding sequence ATGCTCATCGTTATAATAGCATTTATTGCCTTTTTGATTATGGGAATGCCCGTAGCTTTCGCTATAGGAATATCTGGGTTTTTGTGGTTCCTCCAACATCCTGAGCTTCCTATTACTATTCCTATACAAGTTAGCCTTTCGCAGACGCAAAACTTTACTCTTCTAGCTATTCCTCTTTTCATTTTAGCCGGTAATGTAATGAATTATGCAGGTGTAACAAGCAGGCTTATGAGCTTTGCTTCCTCTTTAACTGGCCACATGAGAGGAGGGTTAGCTCAGGTTTCAGCGGTTCTTTCAACCTTGATGGGAGGAGTTTCTGGCTCAAGCATTGCCGATGCGGCTATGGAAACGAGGATGTTAGGGCCGGAGATGCTTAAAAGGGGATATCCGAAGGGCTTTGCTGTGGCTGTCAACGTTTGGACGTCTCTGATTACCCCTATTATTCCTCCGGGTATAGCTTTCATTATTTACGGAACCATAGGTCAAGTCTCGATCGGTAGGCTATTTGCAGCAGGTATCGTTCCTGGACTTCTCTTGATGGTTGCTTTCATGATCGCTATATGGATCTCTGCTATTCGTATGGGTTTAAAGCCGGAGAAGGAGAGACGTGCTCCTTTTGTTGAGGTGGCAAGAGCTTTTGGAAAGAGCTTCTGGGCGGTGCTCTTTCCGGTATTCCTTATCTTCAGCTTAAGGGCAGGAGTATTTATGCCATCTGAGGTCGGTTCCTTTGCAGTGATATACGGTTTGATTTTGGGGTTCCTATTTTATAGAGAGCTTGATCTAAGAACCTTCTTGACTCGGACGCTGGATGACTCTATTGGCGATGTGGGAAGTGTAATGTACATACTTGCAATGTCAGCCATATTTAGCTATGGCATGGTTTGGGAGAAGACTCCTGAAATTCTTGCTGATTTCTTGCTTGGTATAAGCGATAATCCTATCGTTTTGATGTTTATGATAGTAGGTTTCCTTATATTCGCTGGCCTTTTTGTAGATGCAACAGCTTTGATACTTATGTTGACAGCGGTTTTTCTTCCTGTAGCCAAGAGAGTTGGCTTAGATCCGGTTCACTTTGGGCTTGTTTTTATAATATCTGCAGCTATGGGTAATCAAACTCCGCCTGTAGGGGCCTCTATGTATGCAGGATGTTCTATCCTTGGGGCTTCTATAGAGGAGTATACGATGGCTTCTTTCCCATTCTTTATAGCTGTTGTTGCTGTGATAATAGTTTTAATGTTTTTCCCTCAGCTTGTTCTTTTCTTACCCAATCTTCTTTTTGGATGA
- a CDS encoding SDR family oxidoreductase, translating into MNFKGKVVLITGATSGIGRKAAIMFAERGAKVAVNGTSEERGKEVVEEIKKVGGEAIFIPGDVSKDAKRIVEKTIEAFGRIDILVNNAGIVLYGDAEEATEEQFEKTMDVNVKGPFLLSKYAIPYMKSQGGGVIVNVSSEVGLVGIPKRCVYSISKAALLGLTRSLAVDYVGYGIRVNAICPGTTHSRGLAERIKASPDPEGMVNRIVSRIPMKRLGKEEEIAFAILFAACDEAGFMTGSIINIDGGSTAV; encoded by the coding sequence ATGAATTTTAAAGGTAAAGTAGTGTTAATAACTGGTGCAACATCTGGTATAGGGCGTAAGGCCGCCATTATGTTCGCAGAAAGAGGGGCAAAGGTGGCGGTAAACGGTACTTCCGAGGAAAGAGGTAAGGAAGTGGTTGAAGAGATAAAGAAGGTAGGAGGAGAGGCTATATTTATTCCTGGTGATGTATCCAAGGATGCCAAAAGGATAGTCGAAAAAACTATAGAGGCTTTCGGTAGAATTGATATCCTTGTTAACAATGCTGGGATAGTTTTATACGGAGATGCTGAGGAGGCTACGGAAGAACAGTTTGAAAAAACAATGGATGTGAATGTGAAGGGGCCTTTTCTTCTTTCAAAATACGCTATCCCTTATATGAAGAGCCAAGGTGGAGGGGTTATAGTTAATGTTTCTTCTGAGGTTGGGCTTGTTGGCATCCCTAAGAGGTGCGTTTATAGCATTTCCAAGGCTGCCCTTTTGGGTTTGACTAGGTCTTTGGCGGTTGATTATGTTGGCTATGGGATAAGGGTTAACGCAATTTGCCCTGGTACTACTCATTCTCGGGGTTTGGCAGAGAGAATTAAGGCTTCGCCTGATCCTGAAGGGATGGTTAATAGAATCGTTTCGAGGATACCTATGAAGCGCCTTGGGAAGGAAGAGGAGATAGCTTTTGCAATTCTTTTTGCCGCTTGTGATGAGGCTGGCTTCATGACGGGTAGCATAATAAACATCGATGGCGGCTCAACAGCGGTCTAG
- a CDS encoding gluconokinase has protein sequence MGICVGLDIGTTGLKVVAYDSSKSSIEMDEGFHYEPKSLGPGRFEQDPKEVEDAVFNALRKVSERFKDIDAIVLDSALHTILFLDSDLKPITNIVPWLDERTVPQVERTLKDEALTSELHHRTGCPPATVYPFYKLLWFYDNEPEILKVALKIVSQKDYIVYKLTGYLLSDISVASGSACLDIRRKEWCYDVLWELVKVESDKFPELSNPLEVLALSKEASLRTGLPEGTPVILGFSDAAASSIGAGAGIEDSITVSVGSSAAIRAIVENPPSEYPAPGVWCYLLDEKLYLSGVAIKNGGYVFDWYVKLFSKRSYPEIINMVERDIEANLDNPVLFYPFIFGKRFPKFDPVPRARFDNLTSSTTEAQVARAVLEGIAFNLKRVFDTVKKIPRTLRKVVATGGLTQADIWMRMLSSIFEHEIVVQSQRQGAALGAILYFLSDGNLNSINLEAFSHELKRYSPSEPLLSYYKKAYERWLNRL, from the coding sequence ATGGGGATCTGCGTCGGGCTTGATATAGGAACTACAGGGCTTAAGGTTGTAGCTTATGATTCTTCAAAGAGCTCCATAGAGATGGACGAGGGCTTTCACTATGAGCCTAAGTCTCTTGGTCCTGGAAGGTTTGAGCAAGACCCTAAAGAGGTTGAAGATGCGGTATTTAATGCCTTAAGGAAGGTTAGTGAGAGATTTAAAGATATAGATGCTATAGTTTTAGATTCGGCCTTACATACTATTCTTTTCCTTGATAGCGATCTTAAGCCCATTACTAATATCGTTCCCTGGCTTGATGAAAGGACCGTTCCTCAGGTAGAAAGAACACTAAAAGATGAAGCTTTAACTTCAGAGCTTCACCATAGGACGGGTTGTCCTCCAGCGACTGTTTATCCCTTTTACAAGCTTCTTTGGTTTTATGATAATGAGCCTGAGATCTTAAAGGTAGCATTAAAGATAGTATCTCAGAAGGATTATATAGTTTACAAGCTCACAGGTTATCTGCTAAGTGATATAAGCGTTGCCTCCGGAAGCGCCTGTTTGGATATAAGGAGGAAAGAATGGTGTTATGATGTTCTATGGGAGCTTGTAAAGGTTGAAAGTGATAAGTTTCCTGAGCTGTCTAATCCTTTAGAGGTCTTGGCCTTAAGTAAAGAGGCCTCTTTAAGGACCGGTTTGCCTGAAGGAACCCCAGTGATCCTGGGGTTTTCCGATGCGGCAGCTTCGAGCATAGGGGCTGGAGCAGGTATTGAAGACTCTATTACCGTTTCCGTTGGTAGTAGCGCTGCTATTAGAGCTATAGTAGAGAATCCCCCTAGTGAGTATCCTGCTCCTGGTGTCTGGTGCTACCTCTTGGATGAAAAGCTTTATCTCTCTGGAGTAGCTATAAAGAATGGAGGCTATGTATTTGACTGGTATGTTAAGCTCTTCTCAAAGAGAAGTTACCCTGAGATAATTAATATGGTTGAAAGAGATATAGAGGCTAATTTAGATAACCCTGTTTTATTTTACCCTTTCATTTTTGGGAAAAGGTTCCCCAAGTTTGATCCCGTTCCTCGGGCGAGATTTGATAACCTCACAAGCTCAACCACAGAGGCTCAAGTTGCAAGGGCAGTTCTAGAGGGCATAGCGTTCAACCTTAAGCGCGTGTTCGATACTGTTAAAAAGATACCCAGGACCCTAAGGAAGGTTGTTGCTACAGGGGGCTTAACTCAAGCCGATATCTGGATGAGGATGCTTTCATCCATATTCGAGCATGAGATAGTGGTTCAAAGCCAGCGTCAAGGTGCTGCCTTGGGAGCTATACTTTACTTTTTAAGCGATGGAAACCTTAATTCGATTAACCTAGAGGCGTTTTCTCACGAGCTTAAAAGATATTCTCCAAGTGAACCGCTTTTAAGTTACTATAAAAAGGCTTACGAAAGGTGGCTTAATAGGCTCTAA
- a CDS encoding prepilin-type N-terminal cleavage/methylation domain-containing protein yields MGDLAFLKRKAFTLVELLVVIAIVGALLAMLYPSFHRAIIKSKVSRVLADIYAVKSAALIYYTDTGLFPPDDDCYTVHNVPYHGLDFLENRANVSGWRGPYLEKWPKNPFCVRDPVNRESGYQWEGTWESPGYPYPTGEHGYNFGRGYEPCIEIGILDLGLEDRRWVHLLIDKTIDDGNPNTGNYRVRNPGNNPASSWLWGYYRVTIGK; encoded by the coding sequence GTGGGTGATCTCGCTTTCCTCAAGAGAAAGGCTTTTACTCTGGTTGAGCTTTTAGTGGTAATAGCGATAGTGGGTGCCCTTTTAGCTATGCTTTATCCGAGCTTTCATAGGGCTATTATTAAAAGTAAAGTATCTCGAGTTTTAGCCGATATATATGCTGTTAAGTCTGCGGCCTTAATTTATTACACTGATACTGGACTTTTCCCTCCTGACGATGATTGTTACACGGTTCATAATGTTCCCTACCATGGTCTTGACTTTTTGGAAAATAGGGCTAACGTCTCTGGATGGAGGGGCCCTTATCTTGAAAAATGGCCTAAAAACCCGTTTTGCGTTAGGGATCCGGTCAATAGGGAGTCTGGCTATCAATGGGAAGGGACGTGGGAATCACCAGGATATCCTTATCCTACAGGTGAGCATGGTTATAACTTTGGTAGAGGTTATGAGCCTTGCATAGAGATAGGGATCCTTGATCTTGGACTTGAGGATAGAAGGTGGGTTCATCTTCTTATAGATAAAACCATAGACGATGGGAATCCTAACACGGGAAATTATAGGGTTAGAAATCCTGGAAATAACCCGGCAAGCAGTTGGCTGTGGGGATATTATAGAGTCACGATAGGAAAATAA
- a CDS encoding prepilin-type N-terminal cleavage/methylation domain-containing protein → MKKGKKKGFTLVELLVVIAIIGILVAIITPNAFNAIERAKIARCEADLHAIKSGALAYYIDVGDWPNQLQDLITSSVTGWDGPYLEKLPTKSPWGNYSLTKTKPTGLYTGVNYSLFVSVATVPIEVAKKIDVDLDGTESATSGAVQYATGTTTTLYYGIGQQ, encoded by the coding sequence TTGAAGAAAGGGAAGAAAAAGGGTTTTACGCTTGTTGAGCTTCTGGTTGTTATAGCCATAATAGGTATACTTGTAGCGATAATTACTCCTAATGCTTTTAATGCTATCGAGAGGGCTAAAATAGCGAGATGTGAGGCTGATTTACACGCTATTAAGAGCGGAGCTTTGGCTTATTACATCGACGTGGGTGATTGGCCAAACCAGCTCCAAGACCTTATTACCTCTTCTGTAACTGGATGGGATGGCCCTTATCTTGAGAAGCTACCTACCAAGTCTCCTTGGGGTAACTATAGTTTGACTAAAACGAAGCCGACTGGTCTATATACTGGTGTGAACTATTCCTTATTTGTTAGCGTTGCAACTGTTCCCATCGAGGTGGCTAAGAAGATAGATGTTGACCTTGACGGGACTGAGAGTGCCACAAGCGGAGCCGTTCAATATGCTACTGGAACTACCACTACGCTCTATTACGGCATAGGCCAGCAATAG
- a CDS encoding polysaccharide deacetylase family protein, whose product MKAKALGIALLIFLFIRDAGSEVITRLPTYERVVALTFDACETKTPSYLDWKIVNFLIGEKIPFTLFVSGKFLERNMEEIRKVYKTGLMSLQNHSYLHVQNMERLSPDEIERDVKRNERLILEAVNKKPIYFRFPAGNYDERSLKVVESLGYRVIHWSFASGDPDRRITPEMLTSHVLKNTKPGSILIFHANGRGYSTGDALPMIVKELRLRGYRFVRLEDYIPPIFSVSHSCRL is encoded by the coding sequence ATGAAGGCTAAGGCTTTAGGTATAGCTCTTTTAATCTTTCTTTTCATACGGGATGCGGGATCCGAGGTCATAACCCGATTACCTACCTATGAAAGAGTGGTTGCTCTCACTTTTGATGCTTGTGAAACCAAGACTCCATCTTATCTTGACTGGAAGATAGTTAACTTCCTCATTGGGGAAAAGATCCCTTTTACCTTGTTTGTGAGCGGAAAGTTCCTAGAAAGAAACATGGAGGAAATAAGGAAAGTATATAAAACCGGACTAATGAGCCTCCAAAATCATTCGTATCTTCACGTTCAGAATATGGAGAGATTAAGTCCCGATGAAATAGAGAGGGATGTTAAAAGAAACGAGAGACTGATCCTCGAGGCGGTTAATAAAAAGCCCATTTACTTTAGGTTTCCTGCAGGTAATTACGATGAGCGTTCGCTTAAGGTGGTTGAAAGCCTGGGATATAGGGTTATTCATTGGAGCTTTGCAAGTGGGGATCCAGATAGGAGGATAACGCCTGAGATGCTTACATCGCACGTTTTAAAAAATACAAAGCCTGGTAGCATATTAATATTTCATGCGAATGGTAGAGGATATTCAACAGGTGATGCGCTACCTATGATCGTTAAGGAGCTACGCTTAAGAGGATATAGGTTTGTTAGATTGGAAGACTATATTCCTCCTATTTTTTCTGTATCTCACAGCTGCAGGTTATAA
- a CDS encoding adenosylcobalamin-dependent ribonucleoside-diphosphate reductase, with amino-acid sequence MSYNLPETILKGKRYYLPGEKSYEELCRRVARWLATAEAILRESEREASIWEERFFTLFKEKLFLGNSPLLFNAGIGCLLKGKCELLYKGKPTLSDYKEIYKNRIEGESGSACFVVPIGDSLEEIYDALRAQGLIFKTGGGVGIDFSPLRPSGDSVKEVSGAASGPIEFMKLFDLNTEVIKSGYRRRGANMGILSANHPDIISFIRAKSDERAFKNFNLSIKINSRFMESVLRKEPWDLVNPRNGSVWKRVKASELFDEIVNQAWETGDPGLIFIDRINLFNDLPGYSRIEATNPCGEEPLHPWGSCNLGSIDIAKFSDKDEINWNELGETVKVAVRALNAVIDMSLYPLSQIDKYARGARPIGLGIMGFAHALAKLGISYDSEEAIRLLKKILSFIYYVARSYSNELSLRFGSFPLFDKSIYKISKRLPIAWEEEEDREVKEFWKEMKIDWENLSKQTCEGTFNSRILTIAPTGTISMIAETSSGIEPIFSRNYKRRVEINGEEKIIDIEDPSLRCLSDEKRATVKTAHEIDPQAHVKVLASAQRYVDAGVSKTVNIKEEASKENVREIFLSAWSLGCKGITVYRDRSKRKQVITCSCEIQKK; translated from the coding sequence ATGAGCTATAATTTGCCGGAAACTATACTTAAGGGTAAAAGGTATTACTTACCCGGAGAAAAAAGCTATGAAGAGCTTTGCCGAAGAGTGGCAAGGTGGCTTGCAACAGCTGAAGCGATCTTAAGAGAAAGCGAAAGGGAAGCATCAATTTGGGAGGAGAGGTTTTTCACCTTATTCAAGGAAAAGCTTTTTCTCGGAAACTCCCCCTTGCTCTTTAATGCTGGGATAGGATGCTTGCTTAAAGGCAAGTGCGAATTGCTCTATAAAGGAAAGCCCACATTAAGCGATTATAAGGAAATATATAAAAATAGAATAGAGGGAGAATCTGGATCGGCTTGCTTTGTAGTTCCTATTGGTGATAGCTTGGAAGAGATATACGATGCTTTAAGAGCTCAAGGATTAATATTTAAAACAGGTGGAGGAGTGGGAATAGATTTCTCCCCCTTGAGGCCGTCGGGGGATAGCGTTAAGGAGGTCTCTGGGGCCGCCTCTGGACCAATTGAGTTCATGAAGCTTTTCGATCTCAATACGGAGGTTATAAAATCCGGTTATAGAAGAAGAGGAGCAAACATGGGGATCTTAAGCGCTAATCACCCTGACATAATAAGCTTTATAAGGGCCAAGTCTGATGAAAGGGCCTTCAAGAACTTTAACCTATCGATTAAGATAAACTCTCGATTCATGGAATCGGTTTTAAGAAAAGAGCCATGGGATCTTGTAAACCCAAGAAACGGAAGCGTATGGAAAAGGGTTAAAGCGAGTGAGCTCTTCGATGAGATAGTTAACCAAGCGTGGGAAACTGGAGATCCAGGCTTAATCTTTATAGATAGGATAAATCTATTTAATGATCTACCTGGATATTCAAGGATAGAGGCGACAAATCCCTGCGGTGAGGAGCCACTGCATCCCTGGGGCTCTTGCAACTTGGGCTCGATAGACATTGCCAAATTCTCAGATAAAGATGAAATAAACTGGAACGAGCTTGGTGAAACCGTGAAAGTAGCTGTAAGAGCGTTAAACGCAGTTATAGATATGAGCTTATACCCATTGTCCCAGATAGATAAATACGCAAGAGGAGCAAGACCGATAGGTCTGGGAATTATGGGTTTCGCTCATGCTTTAGCAAAGCTTGGAATAAGCTACGATTCTGAGGAAGCCATAAGGCTATTAAAAAAGATACTATCTTTTATATACTATGTGGCCCGATCTTACTCAAACGAGCTCTCTTTAAGATTTGGCAGCTTCCCACTATTTGATAAATCTATATATAAGATAAGTAAGAGATTACCTATAGCCTGGGAAGAGGAGGAAGATAGAGAAGTAAAAGAGTTCTGGAAGGAAATGAAAATCGATTGGGAAAATCTCTCTAAACAGACGTGTGAGGGAACCTTTAACTCCCGAATCCTAACGATAGCACCGACGGGAACCATATCCATGATCGCGGAAACCTCTTCGGGGATAGAGCCCATCTTCAGCAGAAACTATAAAAGAAGAGTAGAAATAAACGGTGAGGAAAAGATCATTGACATAGAGGATCCATCCTTAAGATGCTTAAGCGATGAGAAAAGAGCAACCGTCAAAACAGCTCATGAAATTGATCCTCAAGCTCATGTTAAGGTCCTCGCCTCAGCACAAAGATATGTAGATGCCGGTGTATCTAAAACGGTTAACATTAAAGAGGAAGCCTCTAAGGAGAACGTAAGGGAGATCTTTCTTTCAGCCTGGAGCCTCGGATGCAAGGGAATAACGGTCTATAGAGATAGATCTAAAAGAAAACAAGTTATAACCTGCAGCTGTGAGATACAGAAAAAATAG
- a CDS encoding DUF2284 domain-containing protein, translated as MEALKIEELLRKLINGKVKDFKLIDPKEVVTAEWVRLKCQYGCDGYGLCLTCPPHSPEPSKTRKILDSYKVAALLWQPEGWQSLRKVCTELERELFLSGYYKAFAMPSGPCELCEPCPLKYPCNHSELARPSMEACGIDVYATVRKFGFPIEVVRDKTCKANYYGLILIE; from the coding sequence ATGGAAGCTTTAAAGATAGAGGAACTCCTAAGAAAACTAATAAATGGAAAAGTAAAAGATTTTAAGCTGATAGATCCTAAAGAGGTAGTTACCGCTGAGTGGGTTCGCCTGAAATGCCAATATGGATGCGATGGATATGGATTATGTTTGACCTGTCCTCCTCATAGCCCGGAGCCATCAAAAACCAGGAAAATTCTCGATTCCTATAAGGTTGCAGCCTTGCTTTGGCAACCAGAGGGATGGCAGAGCTTAAGAAAGGTTTGCACGGAGCTTGAAAGAGAACTATTTTTATCTGGCTACTATAAGGCCTTTGCTATGCCATCAGGACCGTGCGAGCTTTGCGAGCCATGCCCACTTAAATACCCATGTAATCACTCAGAGCTCGCCCGACCATCTATGGAGGCATGCGGAATAGATGTTTACGCGACTGTAAGAAAGTTCGGCTTCCCGATAGAGGTCGTGAGAGATAAAACATGTAAGGCCAACTATTATGGGTTAATCCTAATAGAGTGA
- the purE gene encoding 5-(carboxyamino)imidazole ribonucleotide mutase, translated as MRNMSKLPKEPIVGIIMGSDSDLAIMKDAAKVLEEFGIPFEITIVSAHRTPERMFEYAKSAEKRGIEVIIAGAGGAAHLPGMTASLTTLPVIGVPVKGSSLDGLDSLLSIVQMPKGIPVATVAINNAYNAGILAVRILSVKYPELREKLAEYHSRTHKEVLEKAKKVEENYKSYEPR; from the coding sequence ATGAGAAATATGAGTAAATTACCTAAAGAGCCTATTGTAGGTATCATAATGGGAAGCGATTCAGACCTGGCAATAATGAAAGATGCAGCTAAGGTCCTAGAGGAATTTGGGATCCCCTTCGAGATAACGATCGTTTCAGCTCATAGGACACCGGAAAGGATGTTCGAATATGCAAAAAGCGCCGAAAAGAGAGGCATAGAGGTTATCATTGCAGGAGCCGGGGGAGCAGCACACTTACCTGGGATGACCGCTTCACTCACCACCTTGCCAGTTATAGGAGTTCCCGTGAAGGGATCCTCCCTTGACGGGCTTGACTCCCTTTTATCTATCGTACAGATGCCAAAAGGGATCCCAGTTGCAACGGTCGCTATAAACAACGCATATAATGCTGGTATACTAGCGGTTAGAATCCTATCCGTAAAGTACCCAGAGCTTAGAGAAAAGCTCGCAGAGTATCACTCAAGAACACACAAAGAGGTTCTTGAAAAGGCTAAGAAGGTAGAGGAAAACTACAAAAGTTACGAACCAAGGTAG